CTTGCCTTTATAAGTCGCTCCCCGCACGGGGAGCGTGGATTGAAACCAAAACCCCACTTCCAGGGCGTGTCAAATCTGCCGTCGCTCCCCGCACGGGGAGCGTGGATTGAAACATCAGACACATAGTCACTAAGGGAAGCGATGACGGTCGCTCCCCGCACGGGGAGCGTGGATTGAAACTCCAACAAGCCAAATTGATCTGAGCAACACTCCGTCGCTCCCCGCACGGGGAGCGTGGATTGAAACTTGTCATAACCTACCCCCTTCGCATCGCAACCAAGTCGCTCCCCGCACGGGGAGCGTGGATTGAAACATTGTCACAATGAATCGGGGATCACGTACCGGGGTCGCTCCCCGCACGGGGAGCGTGGATTGAAACACCATCCCGTTTATAACAGACTATGGACGGATGGGTCGCTCCCCGCACGGGGAGCGTGGATTGAAACGACTCCAGCACCACGGTGGTCATGTCCCGCAGTGTCGCTCCCCGCACGGGGAGCGTGGATTGAAACTCCCCTAGTGGGAGAGGGTTGGGGTGAGGGTGAGTCGCTCCCCGCACGGGGAGCGTGGATTGAAACCTCCGTGGTTAGGCCGGGTAGTGATGGCCTTGGGCGTCGCTCCCCGCACGGGGAGCGTGGATTGAAACACGAGACGGTAGCAGGAACAACGGTGAATTACTGGTCGCTCCCCGCACGGGGAGCGTGGATTGAAACGGACATTTGTGGAAACGTGGGTAGAGCCTGTGCGTCGCTCCCCGCACGGGGAGCGTGGATTGAAACCGATGGGAATGATGCTGGTGGGTATGCTATGCGCGTCGCTCCCCGCACGGGGAGCGTGGATTGAAACTCCGCCTGTAGCTCCGCCTGTAGCTGCTGGATACGTCGCTCCCCGCACGGGGAGCGTGGATTGAAACGAAACAGAGTACGCTGACGTGATTGAGGACCCTAGTCGCTCCCCGCACGGGGAGCGTGGATTGAAACCCTAAGAATACCCCGGAGATCAACGCGATCTGGGGTCGCTCCCCGCACGGGGAGCGTGGATTGAAACATCTCCTCATGGTAAAACTCAGACTCAAAGTCGTGTCGCTCCCCGCACGGGGAGCGTGGATTGAAACAGGGATACACTCATACAAAGAAGGCGCTACAGCGTCGCTCCCCGCACGGGGAGCGTGGATTGAAACAACGAGGGATCGGCCGAACAACGGAAAAAGTTAGGTCGCTCCCCGCACGGGGAGCGTGGATTGAAACAACCCAGCCAATCGCCCTGGCAGTGGTAACCATAGTCGCTCCCCGCACGGGGAGCGTGGATTGAAACTCCAGCGCGTCCAGAAAATTAATGGTATCAACAGGTCGCTCCCCGCACGGGGAGCGTGGATTGAAACAGAAGATGGATACCTCTCAACCAGTGACAATAAACGTCGCTCCCCGCATGGGGAGCGTTGATTGAAACTTCGGAATTGTATTTATTTGCCTCACCTACGACGTCGCTCCCCGCAAGGGGAGCGTGGATTGAAACGGCCTATCACCAATCCCACGCAGGAAAGCGGCGGGTCGCTCCCCGCACGGGGAGCGTGGATTGAAACCTTCTGAGTGCCATGATCGATCAAGAACCGGATGTCGCTCCCCGCACGGGGGCGTAGATTGTGGAGCCCATCTGCTGTTCTACGGGTGTTCGATCTATTTTTATACCCAAGTAAAGCTTGCCGGAAAGAGTTGGACTTCCATAACGATTCAGGCTATCGTTTTGTCCCTAGGTTGGGTTAGGTCGTCAGGCTGTAACTCAACAATAATGGCGCTTTGGGTGTTGGGTTACGCTTTGCTAACCCAACCTACTGTAATTATGGTGTGACCGGAGACCAATCAACCGTTATGACCACTTTGCCGCTTTTGGCATAAAAAAAAGGCTGTAATGCATACAACTATAAAAAAGTCGGCTCCACGATTAAAACATCAGCCCAAAGGGGTTGAATTGCTGTATGAGGATGCTGATATCCTCGTAGTTAATAAGCCCAGCGGTCTTTTGACCATGGGTACCGAGCGAGACAAATCGCATACCGTGCAATCGGCCCTTAATGACTACGTCCGCAAGGGTTGCCATAAGTCACGAAACCGGGTGTATATCGTGCATCGGCTGGATCGTGACACCTCCGGAATTTTGCTGTTTGCTAAAAACGACAAAGCTAAGTTGTCGCTGCAGTCAGACTGGGAAAATACCACCAAAATCTATTTGGCCGTGGTGTTCGGCCATCTCACTATCCCCCAAGAAGGGACCATCAGCAGTTATTTGGTCGAGAATGCCGCCTTCTCGGTCTATTCCACCCCTGACCCGGCCAAGGGCAGGTTGTCGCATACGGCTTATACCCTCGTAAAAGAGTCGAAAGATTTTAGCCTGCTGCAGGTTCATCTGATCACTGGAAGAAAGCATCAAATCCGGGTACATTTCGCCGACAAGGGTCATCCTGTAGTCGGTGACCGAAAGTACGCCAAGGGCCACCCTTCACATTCTAAAATGGCGCTGCATGCTTACACGATTTCCTTCACCCATCCCGTGAGTGGAGCACGACTTCGTTTTGATGCGCAGATTCCCGGACTTTTTTCCCGGCTGGTTGGCAACTTCGAGTTGCCAGGCGTTTAGGATCCGTCACGAAAGACCTTGTGCCTGCTGGTCGTTCCTTTGTAGTTCCTTCATTACCACTCAAAGCTGATCGTATCGTCCAACGGGCTTACCTTGGCGATCCTCACCCGTACGGTGTCGCCGGGTTCGGGGCGGATAGCCTGGTTGGCGGGGAGATCCCCTTCGAAGAGATAGTCCTGCAACACCACTTGTACCTTATTGTTTCTAACATCTAATACCAAGGCGGGCAGATACTCGCCTTTTTTGTTCTCCAGGAACTTGAACAGCCAGTAGCGGTGGCGGAGCTGACGGACCAGATTGACCTTGGTCTGGGCGCTGGCGATCAGGCTTGAGAATTCGTTCATCTCCCGTTCGCTGAAGCGGGCGCCCTGGCCTGCCAGGATAGAGCTGATCTGGTGCTGGATGACCAGATCCAGAAATCGCCGGATGGGAGAGGTGGTGGTGGTGTATTGTTCGACGCCGACTCCGGCGTGACGTTTCGGAGTAGCGAGAAGCATACCTCTCGCCAGGAAACGACGTTGTTTGAAATTGATGTAGATGTCGTGCTCTGGTTGCTGGACCAGACGTTTACGCGGCGGCTCCTGGGTCCGGTAGAGGCCCGGTTCCTGGCGGTCAGCGAGGAAGCTTGCTGCCAGGGTGTTGGCAAGGACCATGAATTCAGAAACCAGGGTTCGCATGATGGTGTCAACATCCATTAGGCGAATGCCATCAACTCTGCCCTCGGTGAAGTGGAAGACTACATCGGGGATGGGAATGATCGTGGCGCCGGCAGAAATCCGTCGCTGTAAGAGTTTCTTGCTGAGATCAGCAAGGAGCGCCAGTTCCCGGTCTGAGTTGATTTGTGATTCTGCCTCATAATAGCTCAGTTGGCGCTTGACTCGGATCAGGCTGCGGACGATCCGGCTCTGTTTGATTTCACCGTCCCGGGACAGGGTAACCAGGAAGCTGAGCGCGGCCCGATCTTGATCCTTGATCAGGCTTAAAGCCCCTTCCGATAACTCCCTTGGCAGCATGGGGACGATGGCATCCGGGAAGTAGATGGAGGTTGCCCGCTGTTCTGCGTCTTTGAACAGGGGGGTGCCGGGCGCGACATGGCACGCCACGTCGCTGATGTGGATGCCGACCTCAAGCCCGTCCGTTGTTTCTCTGAGATGAAGTGCGTCGTCGAAATCTCGGGTTGACGCCCCGTCGATGGTGATGATCGGAAGCTCTCTTAGGTCAAGGCGTCCTGTGGTAGCCATGACTTGACTGGCATCGACGATGGTCTTGACCTGAGCCATGCTGGCTTCGGAAAATTCCACCGGCGGTTGATGGCGGAGCAGGGGGATATTTTCATTTGCCTGCCAGCGTCCGGCCTTGACCAGGAGATGGAAGGCGTCGTGGGGTCTGGTCAGCCCAGCCTCTTTGAGGAGTTCGCGGGCCATTTCCCAATGGGGCGTCTCTTTGTCGAAGAGGTAATGATCGCCAATGATGGTCAGGCAGTCTTGTTCTGGCCAGGCAGTGGGGATGCCGCCGGCCCAGAGGGTTTTTATCGCCTCGGCGCCGACCAGGAGCATGTTCTGGCGCTGGCGGGCTGTTTCCTGTTTGGTTAATAGTTGTTCAACCACTTCCGGCGTATGAACCTGGATTTGGTCGTCGCGGTATTTAAAGTAGATGGGGTCGGCAAAAACAGCTCGGATCATGGCTGAGATCTGGTCGTCGTTTGCGGTTCCGCCAAAGCAGAGGTCTGCAAGAAACTGAGGGGAGAAGGATAACTCTTTCTCTTCGATTGCCAACTGCCAGACATCCTGCAATGCTACCGGCAGTGTCATCTGCTGCCGGATTTTGGCAGTATCCTGCAGCTCTTTGATGATCAGGTCATGGGCGGCCTTGATGTTAAGGCCTTGCCGGGATTGATGGACCACTCTGGCTTGGGGCAGATTGACCTCTCGTCCGTTCTGGTTGAGGAGGCGGAGGCGTTGGTGGACGTCCTCCATGATTGCTGCGCAGATAAACTTGCCATGCTCGACATATTCGATAATTTTTCCCTGCATAGAACTCACGGTTGGTGTTTTAGATCAAAAAAGAAATGATGCGGCCAGGTTATAGGTTTTTGCAATGCCCTTTTGCCGATAACCTGCTATACAATGAGCTATTCAGCGTAATAGTCTGACGGGATTCAGGCTGAAGGATTACTTATTTAGAGACGTGGCTCTTAACTATTCTCAGCTAACTCTTCCGAAGGAAATGAACAAGAACTCATATTCAATGCCCTGTTCCCTTCGGCTCCGCTCAGGGAACAGGATAAAAAACCGTGGTACGGTTGCCAATAAAAAAGCTGGAAATAGTTTAGAGCTACGTTTAGAGATTAATTCCCCTGACATTCTCAGTCCTCTTTTTGTCTATTAGTCTCTAATCGACTTTCTGTAGTTACCGCGTAGCAAGAGAAGAAGTCTGTTAGATGCTAGGGCGTGAGGGGAAGGAAAAATCCGGATAACTCTATGGCGCTTGGGCATGTTCAGCCTATAATCAGGCTTATGGGGCAACTGACGTAAACGCGTTCAGGTTAATAGGCAATAGCCAAAGTTTTAGAGACTACCATGAATCAACAACAAAATGAACTGATAAAATCGGGAATGGTCGCCTTAGTCGGTCCTCCCAATGTTGGTAAATCCACCTTGCTCAATGCCTTGCTGGGGCAGAAGATCTCCATTGTCTCGCCTAAACCGCAGACTACCCGCAACCGGATTTTAGGAATTGTTAACGGACCTGGGTATCAGGTAGTCTTGGTGGACACCCCCGGCTTGCATAAGGGCACCATTCTCTTGAACGTGGAGATGTTGAAGGTTGCCATGGAGACCTTAAGCGAGGTGGATATTATCGTGTTCATGGTCGATGCCACCATGCCGCCGCCTCGGCCCGATAGCGATTTGACCGAGTGCCTGGCCGGTCGCACTACCCCTGTTATCTTGCTGATCAACAAGATCGATCTTATCGGGCGGGCAAAAATTCTGCCCTTGATTCAAGCCTATCAGTTTCTACACGACTTTGCCGCTATCATCCCTATTTCTGCTCTGCGTGGAGATGGGCCGGATCGGGTGCTCGACGAGCTTGTGGCCAGGCTGCCGGAAGGACCGCTCTATTTTCCTGACGATATCCCTACCGATGCCACGGTCCGCTCCATTGCCGCTGAGATGATTCGAGAGAAGGTTTTTCTGCTCACTGGCCAGGAAGTGCCTTATGGCGCCGCGGTTATGATTGATCGATTCCAGGAAGGGGAGAGTTTGATTACAATCGACGCCACCATCATCGTGGAGCGGGATTCCCAGAAGGGGATCGTGATCGGCAAGCATGGGGCTAAACTAAAAGAGATCGGCACCGCGGCCAGGCGGGATATCGAGGAGTTGACTGAGTGCAAGGTTATGCTCAAGTTGTTTGTCAAGGTGGTGAAAAATTGGACCAAAAACCCGAGTTTTCTAGCAGAAATCGGGTTCTGAACACGTGCTGATCGAGGCGTTGCGCTTCTCCATCATGTAATGGTAGCAAACGTCTGTTGAAGTGAATCAAAAAACGAGCTATAAACGTGTGGCTGGTTTTTAGGATAGGACGGTGAGGTTTTTTTATTGGTTCTATCCCTCCCATCCCCTACTTTTCTTAAGGAGTGCCAATGTCTGAGGTCAGAGTTCGATTTCCACCCAGCCCGACTGGGTATCTGCATATTGGCGGGGCCCGCACGGCCCTGTATAACTGGCTGTTCGCTAAAAAACACCACGGCAAGCTCATCCTGCGGATCGAGGACACCGATACCGAACGTTCTACTCAGGAGTCTATCGACGGGATCATCGAGGGTCTGGAGTGGTTGGGGATTGATTGGGATGAAGGTCCGTATTTTCAGACTGAATTTGCTGCCGAGCACGTCGAGCGGGCCCATCAGCTGATCGCCTCTGGTCATGCCTATAAGTGTTTTTGCAGTAAGGAAGAACTTGATCAGAAACGTGATGTGGCCCAGGCCTCCAAGCAGGAGTACGGCTATGACGGGACCTGTCGGCGTTTGAGCGCTGATGAGATTGCGGCTAGAGAGGCCAACGGGTTGCAGTATGTGGTGCGTTTCAAGGTGGCACGTGCCGAGGGCGGCGAGGTCAGCTTCGACGACAAGGTTCTTGGCCGGGTGGCCCGTTCGGTGAATGATATTGAGGATTTTGTCATTGTCCGTTCCAACGGCAAGCCGTTGTATCTCTTGTGCAACGTGGTCGATGATATCCGAGACCGGATCAGCCATGTTATCCGCGGGCAGGATCATTTGGGCAATACAGCCAAGCAGATTTTGATCTATCAGGCACTCGGCGCTCAGGTGCCTGAGTTCGCTCACATGCCGCTGACCCTTGACCTGAATAAGGCCAAGATCTCCAAACGCAGCCACGGTGAAATTGTCGCGGTGCAGTTCTATAAGCAACGTGGATTCCTGCCGTGGGCCTTGGCTAATTTTTTGATTCTCTTAGGTTGGTCCGGTGGTGATGATCAGGAGATCTTCTCTCGGGAAGAGTTGATTGAGGTCTTTACCTTGGAGCGGATCAATAAGTCCAATTCGATCTTTAATTATCGTAAGGACGATCCCAAATTTTTCACCGATCCCAAGGCGATCAGTATCAATGAGCATTATCTCCGCACCATGCCCATTGCCGAAATCGCCGCCTTGGTTGAGGCGGACTTCAAGGCCGAAGGACTGTGGGACGATTCCTATGCCGCCACTCGGCGCGACTGGTTTCTGTCGACCCTTGACTTGATCCGTGCCCGGTTTCATACGATTAAGGATTTTGCCGTGGGCGGGCGGGCCTATTTTGCCGATGATTTTGAATTCGAGGAGGCGGCAGTCAGAAAGAATGTCTTGAAGTTTCCTGAATTGAAAGAGTGGCTGCCTGCCTTGGCAAAACGTCTTGAGGCCTTGCCGGAGTTCAGTCTTGAGGCGGTGGAGGAACTCCTGCGGGCTATGGCCGAGGAGCTGGGCGTTAAGCCTGGTGTCTTGATCAATGGCGCGCGGGCCGTGGTTACCGGGCGGTTGGCCGGTCCGAGTATGTTCGAGGTGCTCATTGCAATTGGCAGGGAGCGGGTGATTGCCCGTCTCGCTAAGGCAGGCGAGTTGTTTGCCCGCTTTGGTGGTTGAAGAGCAGAGCTTCTTTGAGAGACGAGTGATGACGACGCCAGACCTTCACTGGGACGATCGATATTCTGTGGCTGTGCAATTGATTGACGAGCAGCATCAGAAACTCTTCGCTGATCTCAACACCTTGATCCATTTGCTTAATACACGCGTCGAGTTGAGTGAGGTTGAGTCGGTGGTCGACGACTTGATCGACTATGTTGGCTATCATTTTTCGACCGAGGAGAAGTTGCTGGCCAAGCATCCTCACTATGCTGCTCATCGTTTAAGGCATCAGGAGTTTACCGAGAAAGTGCGTAGTTTTGATCGGCAACTGCTGTTGGATAAGCCCGAACAAACAGCCATCAGCCTGTTTATTTTTCTTGGCGAGTGGTTACAGAATCATATTCAGACCGAAGACAGGCTCTATTTCGACTACCTGCATCGGCATAAATTACTGCCAACGGCAGAGTGAGATACAATTATGACGACCTCAGCCTCAGATTTCATCCGGACAAGGATTGCTGAAGACCTTAGTAATGGTAAAAACGATGGCCGCTTGGTAACTCGTTTCCCGCCTGAGCCCAACGGTTATCTTCATATCGGTCACGCCAAGTCGATCTGCTTAAATTTTGGGGTGGCAGGCGAGAATGCGGGTGGCGTTTGCCATATGCGCTTCGATGACACCAACCCCACCAAGGAAGAGGTGGAGTACGCCGACTCGATCATGCGCGACGTCCGTTGGCTCGGCTTTGATTGGGGTGATAAACTTTTCTACGCCTCTGATTATTTCGAGCAGTTTTATCAGTATGCGGTGCAGTTGATCACGATGGGCAAGGCCTATGTCTGCAGTCTGCCCGCCGAAGAGATCAGGGGCTATCGAGGCACCTTGACTGAGCCGGGCAAGGATAGTCCCTATCGCACGCGCAGTGTTGACGAGAACCTCGATCTCTTCGAGCGGATGCGGGCTGGTGAGTTTGCTGATGGCACTCATATCCTGCGGGCTAAGATCGATATGGCCTCCCCCAATCTCAATATGCGTGATCCTGCTGTGTACCGCATTCGTAAAACCGCTCATCATCGTACTGGTGATGCCTGGTGCATCTATCCGATGTATGATTTTGCCCACTGTCTCTCCGACGCGATAGAGAAGATCACCCACTCCCTCTGCACCCTGGAGTTTGAGGACCATCGGCCGCTCTATGACTGGTTCCTTGATACTTTGCAAACGCCTTACCATCCTCAGCAGATCGAATTTGCCCGTCTTAATCTCACTTTTACGGTGATGAGCAAGCGGAAGCTCCTGCAGCTTGTTACCGAGAAGTTGGTCAGCGGTTGGGACGACCCACGGATGCTCACTATCTCAGGAATTCGACGGCGTGGATATACCCCTGTGTCAATCCGTAAATTTTGCGAGATGATAGGGGTCAGTAAGAAGGATAGCCGTATCGATATGGGGGTGCTTGAAAACTGCGTGCGCGACGATTTGAACGAGAATGCCCCGCGGGCCATGGCGGTTCTGAATCCGGTAAAGGTGATCATTGACAATTACCCGGAGGACCATTTGGAACAGATGGTCACGGACAATCATCCCAAACGCCCTGAGATGGGAACGAGAACGGTGCCGTTCTGTAAGGAGATCTATATAGAGCAGAGTGATTTCCTTGAGGACCCGTGCCCGAAGTTTTTCCGTTTGGCGCCGGGACGGGAGGTGCGTTTGCGTTCCGCTTATCTGATTACCTGTCAGAGTGTGGACAAAGACCCTGTGACCGGTGAGATCGTGGCAGTCCATTGCACGTATGATCCGGCCAGTCGCGGTGGTTCGGCCCCGGATGGACGTAAGGTTAAGGGGACTCTGCACTGGGTTTCGGCCCGCCACGGGATCAGGGCCGAGGTCAGGCTGTATGATCGGCTGTTCTTTAAGGAGGACCCGGAGGAGGATAAGGCGATTGATTTTAAGACCAATCTTAATCCCGATTCCCTGACGGTCCTGGCCCATTGCGTTATCGAGCCTTCGCTGGCTACTGACTCTGTCGGCAAGCATTTTCAGTTTGAGCGGCAGGGCTATTTCTACGCTGATCCAGTCTCCTGTGCGGAGGGGAAACTGGTCTTCAACCGGACGGTTGGGCTCAGGGATACCTGGGGTAAGGCGCAAGGGGGGAAGTAATCCTTCATCTATATTAATTTCGGAACTACTCAGGTTAGCGGTTTACGGTTGATAGTTGACGGTGGGTGGTCCTGCCAAAGACTGGGCATGCAATAACACCATGCATCATCCGATGCTTCAGGAATAGCCATGACTCTTTTAACCGTAAACCGATAACTGATTACCGTTAACCTGAGCAGTTCTATCCAGAGAATATAAGTATGTGTCAAGGTTTAGCCTTGCCCTTTTACGGGCATTCTTTACAAAATCCCTCTCTGCCAGCCCTTTTCGTTAGTGGAAAATTTTACTCGTATGGAGAACTCGGTGAGTTGGCGGCCACCATGGCCGCCCTGCTTGCCGACCCCCGTCAGGGACAGGTTGCGCGGGTTGGGGTCTTGGCCAGTCGATCGCTTCCGGCCTTTGCCGGCATCCTTGCCGCGTGCTGGGCTGGCGTCACCTTTGTGCCGTTGAATCCTAAGTATCCTGAAGAGCGGCTGGCGACTATAATCAGGAATTCACAACTGAGCGCCATTGTCGTGGATGATGGAGGGTGCAAGGCTTTGACCGAGAAGGTGATGGCCTGCTGCCCTCCGCTATTCATCGGTCCCTGTATGGATGATCTGGCGCTTGGCGGCGTGGTGATTCAAGGTCGACAGACGCTGGCAAAGTATTCCCCGCTTCCCCCGGTGCAATTGCCCAGGGAGAAGATCGCCTATATCCTGTTCACCTCGGGAACTACTGGTGAACCGAAAGGGGTAATGGTGACCACGGCGAATGCGGCCCATTTTTTGACGATATCGCAGGAACGTTACCGGTTAATGGCCGATGATCGGGTATCCCAACAGTCGGAAATCACCTTTGATCATATCGCCTTTGATCTGTTTATGGCGTGGGGGGCTGGGGCGTCGGTCCATGTGGTGCCGGAAACCATGGTCATGGCGCCGGCGGAATTCATCAGAAAGCAGGAGTTGACGGTGTGGTTTGCCGTTCCTTCGGTGATCTCTTTCCTCAAAGGGATGAAACTGCTTAAACCAGGTATTTTTCCCACTTTACGGATATCGTTGTTTGCCGGAGAGCCATTGCCTAAGGAGTTGGCTGATGCCTGGCAGGAAGCTGCGCCAAACAGCAGGGTCGATAACCTGTATGGTCCCACGGAGGTGACAGTGGATTGCCTGTGGCAGTCGTACCAAGCGCCCTACGAAATAACACCGAACCGGGGTGTTGTCGCTATTGGCAGGCCTTATGCCGGAATGCATGCTGCCATTGTTGATTCCGGAAATAAGTTTCTCGGACCTGGAGAGATCGGGGAACTTGCTGTTTCCGGGCCCCAGGTATCGGCCGGCTATTGGAATAATCCGGAGTTGACCGCCTTGCGATTTCCCCGGTTACAGCATCCTGAGCTTGGTGAAACTATCTGGTATTTAACCGGCGATCTTTCGTATCAGGATGCGACCGGGATTTTTCACTATCTGGGCCGGGTTGACAATCAGGTCAAAGTGCTGGGGCAGCGGGTCGAGTTGGAGGATGTGGAGTTTCATCTTCGGGCTGTGTGCCAATCCGATTCAGTTGCGGTAGTTGCCTGGCCGGTGCTGCATGGGACTGCTCAAGGGTTGATTGCCTTTGTGACCGATAGCGCTCTGGATCAGAAGCTCGTCAAAGAGGGACTTCGGCATCGGCTATTATCGTATATGATCCCTCGGCGGATCGTTTGTCTTGCGCAACTCCCCTTAAATCTGAACGGAAAGGTCGACCGCAAGGCGCTGGTCGCCCTGCTTGAAGCGGAAAAGACACAGCATGGCTAGGTCCGTCGTTTTCAGGATCATCCCGCCTATTGACACCTATCCCTCCTGTGTTGATCTTGCCCAAAAAATCACGGGCAAGGTGTTGATGATCGTTGTTTTTTCTTTCGGGTTGTTCCTGCATACCAGCACGTGGTTTTATACTTCGTCCGTTATCGCGGTGATGACCTTCTTGCCGCAGTTCAGGCCCCTGCTTCTGGTTGTTGCCGCCTTCGGCGGGTTGCTGCGGGGCAGGTGGTTGCCGGATTTTGCTTATCTTACCAAGGGAGATTTTGTTCTTCCCGGTGGAGTGTTTTTTAAACCGTTGATTGTCTTAGCAGTACTGGTATTATTTGCGATCTATTATCGGGCGGTCAGGCAGGGGAAGGGGAGATGGCTCGGCCTGCGGCCGATCCGGAATCTGCTGGTGGGGTATGTTGTCCTGATTGTGCTTGTTGCACAACTTCCGTCTCCAAGCCCTCTGGCGGTTGTCCTGTGGGCCTTTGTTATCGTCTTCGGCAAGTATTTGTGGTTTTTTAATTATGCGCTGCTGGACCGAAACGCCAAGGATACTGCGCCGCTGGTGGTGCAGACCGGGCATTTTCTGCCATTTTGGGGTGGTTCGATTGCCCCTTTTCCCAAGGGCGCTGCCTATCTGCGTAAAATTGAGGCAAAAACTCCTGCCGAGCTTGCCGTCTGTCAGCTCAAGGGGATTAAGTTGTTGTATTGGGCCCTGGTCTTGACTGTCCTGCAACGACTGCTGGGGCAAGTTTTCTATGGAAGTCCCGGTGATTCCTATCTAGGGATCTCTTTTTCTCTGGTAATCCCATCCTTTTCCGCAGTACTTCATGGCAACCCGATCAATCCCTATCCGTGGCATCTGAACTGGTCCGCCCTGGTGGCCAGCTTTTTTATGAAGCTGGTGGGATTCTCCGTGTGGGGTCATGGGATCATCGCTTCGTGCCGGATGGCTGGCTACAACGCCCTTCGGAACACCTATAGTCCTTTGCGGTCCGTGACCATCGCTGAATTCTGGAACAGATATTACTATTATTTTAAAGAGTTGCTGGTTGAAAACTTTTTTTACCCCGCTTTTTTGCGGTACTGGAAAAAGACGCCTCGCCTGCGTTTATTTTTTGCGACCATGGCCGCGGCCGGATTTGGTAACGTTTTGTTTCATTTTCTTCGCGATATTGAGGTGATTATTGAACGAGGCCCATGGGATGCTTTTTTATCATTTCATGTCTATATGTTTTATGGGGTGATCTTGGGGACGGCCATCGGGCTTTCTCAGATCTTTGAGAACAAGAACAGGCAGGAGATGTCCTGGCTCAGGAAGAATATCATCAATCCATTCCTTGTCGTGGGCTTTTATTGTATATTGTCGATATTCGATGACCCGGACCGTTCCCTGACTATCTACGATAATTTTGCGTTTTTGTTACGTCTCTTTACTTTTTAACCGGACTGATTGCCATGCCTACGAAAGAAGCGTTACGGAATTTTTTGAAAGAACTGCTCGTTGAATATGGCGAGACATCCGAATTCACCGATGACGCTTCGTTGCTCATCAGCGGTATTCTAGATTCGCTGGCGGTGTTGCGGATAGTGGTGTTTTTAGAACAGGAGTTCGGTCTGGATCTGTCCGACCAGGGCTTTGATCAGAATGATTTTGATTCGGTGGCCAGTATCATGCGGATGATTGAGGAGCGCTGTAGTTGATGATAAATTAGGTAGGCCTTATGGAGTAAGGAACTGATCTTCCTAATCGTGGCTGATAGAACTTAACGAGCTGCCGAGTGCGTGAGGAGGAGGCATTATGGTGCGATGCGATAAGTTTTCGAGAAGGACCTTTGTTGGCGGGGTGCTCAGCGCCGCAGCTGTTGCAGGGATTGGTCCTCAGGTTGCCAATCCTTTGACGGACCTTGTTGTGCAGGCAGCTCAATGTCCGGTAATGCCCAGCAGACCTCTGGGGCAGACTGGATACGATGTTAGGATTTTTAGTCTGGGGGGGCAGGCGACACTCGAAAAGCAAGGAACAGAGGCCGAGTCTCTTGCCATTATCAGTCGGGCGCTCGATCTGGGGGTTAATTACATCGACACTGCTGCGGCCTATGGAAATGGGCAAAGTGAACGGCATTTTGGGGCTGTTCTTAAATCACGCCGCAAGCAGGTCTTCCTGGCCTCGAAAACCCACTCCAAGTCGTACGATGGGTCCATG
This genomic stretch from Desulfobulbaceae bacterium harbors:
- a CDS encoding glutamine--tRNA ligase/YqeY domain fusion protein, with the translated sequence MTTSASDFIRTRIAEDLSNGKNDGRLVTRFPPEPNGYLHIGHAKSICLNFGVAGENAGGVCHMRFDDTNPTKEEVEYADSIMRDVRWLGFDWGDKLFYASDYFEQFYQYAVQLITMGKAYVCSLPAEEIRGYRGTLTEPGKDSPYRTRSVDENLDLFERMRAGEFADGTHILRAKIDMASPNLNMRDPAVYRIRKTAHHRTGDAWCIYPMYDFAHCLSDAIEKITHSLCTLEFEDHRPLYDWFLDTLQTPYHPQQIEFARLNLTFTVMSKRKLLQLVTEKLVSGWDDPRMLTISGIRRRGYTPVSIRKFCEMIGVSKKDSRIDMGVLENCVRDDLNENAPRAMAVLNPVKVIIDNYPEDHLEQMVTDNHPKRPEMGTRTVPFCKEIYIEQSDFLEDPCPKFFRLAPGREVRLRSAYLITCQSVDKDPVTGEIVAVHCTYDPASRGGSAPDGRKVKGTLHWVSARHGIRAEVRLYDRLFFKEDPEEDKAIDFKTNLNPDSLTVLAHCVIEPSLATDSVGKHFQFERQGYFYADPVSCAEGKLVFNRTVGLRDTWGKAQGGK
- a CDS encoding acyl carrier protein, with the protein product MPTKEALRNFLKELLVEYGETSEFTDDASLLISGILDSLAVLRIVVFLEQEFGLDLSDQGFDQNDFDSVASIMRMIEERCS
- a CDS encoding D-alanine--poly(phosphoribitol) ligase — protein: MCQGLALPFYGHSLQNPSLPALFVSGKFYSYGELGELAATMAALLADPRQGQVARVGVLASRSLPAFAGILAACWAGVTFVPLNPKYPEERLATIIRNSQLSAIVVDDGGCKALTEKVMACCPPLFIGPCMDDLALGGVVIQGRQTLAKYSPLPPVQLPREKIAYILFTSGTTGEPKGVMVTTANAAHFLTISQERYRLMADDRVSQQSEITFDHIAFDLFMAWGAGASVHVVPETMVMAPAEFIRKQELTVWFAVPSVISFLKGMKLLKPGIFPTLRISLFAGEPLPKELADAWQEAAPNSRVDNLYGPTEVTVDCLWQSYQAPYEITPNRGVVAIGRPYAGMHAAIVDSGNKFLGPGEIGELAVSGPQVSAGYWNNPELTALRFPRLQHPELGETIWYLTGDLSYQDATGIFHYLGRVDNQVKVLGQRVELEDVEFHLRAVCQSDSVAVVAWPVLHGTAQGLIAFVTDSALDQKLVKEGLRHRLLSYMIPRRIVCLAQLPLNLNGKVDRKALVALLEAEKTQHG